The Trinickia acidisoli genome includes a window with the following:
- the ispH gene encoding 4-hydroxy-3-methylbut-2-enyl diphosphate reductase, giving the protein MSLTDTSLAAAESEILLAQPRGFCAGVDRAIEIVERAIKLFGAPIYVRHEIVHNAYVVQDLRKKGAVFVEQLDEVPSGSTVIFSAHGVSKAVREEAEMRGLRIYDATCPLVTKVHIEVAKMRQEGLDIVMIGHKGHPEVEGTMGQCGERMFLVESIEDVEALEVDDPAQIAFVTQTTLSVDDAADIIAALKGRFPLIREPKKQDICYATQNRQDAVKFMAPQCDVVIVVGSPNSSNSNRLREVAEKRGVPAYMVDSPDQIDPAWVEGKLRIGVTAGASAPEVLAQAVIGRLRELGVRNVRALEGIEESIAFPLPRGLTLPD; this is encoded by the coding sequence ATCGAGATCGTCGAGCGCGCGATCAAGCTGTTCGGCGCACCGATCTACGTGCGCCACGAGATCGTTCACAACGCTTATGTGGTTCAGGATTTGCGCAAGAAGGGCGCCGTTTTCGTCGAGCAGCTCGACGAGGTCCCCTCCGGCAGCACCGTGATCTTTAGCGCGCACGGTGTCTCGAAAGCCGTGCGCGAGGAAGCCGAGATGCGCGGCCTGCGCATTTACGACGCCACCTGTCCGCTCGTCACCAAGGTCCACATCGAAGTGGCGAAGATGCGCCAGGAAGGGCTCGACATCGTCATGATCGGCCACAAGGGGCATCCCGAGGTGGAGGGGACGATGGGGCAGTGCGGCGAGCGCATGTTTCTCGTCGAGAGCATCGAAGACGTCGAGGCGCTCGAGGTGGACGACCCGGCGCAGATTGCATTCGTCACTCAGACCACACTTTCGGTCGACGACGCCGCCGACATCATTGCCGCATTGAAGGGGCGATTCCCGCTGATTCGCGAACCGAAGAAGCAAGACATCTGCTATGCGACGCAGAACCGCCAGGATGCCGTCAAATTCATGGCACCTCAGTGCGACGTCGTGATCGTCGTAGGCAGTCCCAACAGTTCGAATTCGAACCGGTTGCGCGAAGTGGCCGAAAAGCGCGGGGTGCCGGCCTATATGGTCGATTCGCCCGATCAAATCGATCCCGCCTGGGTCGAGGGCAAGCTGCGCATCGGCGTGACCGCCGGCGCTTCGGCGCCCGAGGTGCTCGCGCAAGCGGTCATCGGCCGGCTGCGCGAACTCGGCGTGCGCAACGTTCGCGCGCTCGAAGGCATCGAGGAGAGCATCGCATTCCCGCTGCCGCGCGGGCTCACGCTGCCCGATTGA